One Candidatus Izemoplasmatales bacterium DNA window includes the following coding sequences:
- a CDS encoding signal peptidase I gives MENQKNKKKGLNLALNIAFYVVLGVVAIYALVALFSEQEYNSTSVFGISSLSVQSASMSGTFEEGDLIFVNTNVNPDDLTVDDVITYRMTIEVEGEEYTIYNSHRIVEVLSYDDGVTHWYRTKGDANALVDTDLVFENDVFGIWNGGKLAGFGAFVDGLVGFLKSPTGFFIFIVLPCFSFLVYEVVKFVKVVSDYNVQKAVGDKDKIREEALAAARAEIEAERKAREEAATKS, from the coding sequence ATGGAAAATCAGAAGAACAAGAAAAAAGGTCTCAATCTGGCGCTCAACATCGCCTTTTACGTGGTGCTTGGAGTGGTCGCGATCTATGCCCTCGTCGCCCTTTTCTCCGAACAGGAGTACAATTCGACGTCGGTTTTCGGGATTTCGTCCCTGTCCGTCCAATCCGCTTCCATGTCCGGGACGTTCGAGGAAGGCGACCTGATCTTCGTCAACACGAACGTGAATCCGGACGACCTCACCGTCGACGACGTCATCACCTACCGGATGACGATCGAGGTCGAAGGCGAGGAGTACACGATCTACAACTCGCATAGGATCGTCGAAGTCCTCTCGTATGACGACGGCGTGACCCACTGGTACCGGACCAAAGGCGACGCCAACGCCCTCGTCGACACCGATCTCGTCTTCGAGAACGACGTCTTCGGCATCTGGAACGGCGGAAAGCTTGCCGGTTTCGGCGCGTTCGTCGACGGCCTCGTCGGGTTCCTGAAGTCGCCGACCGGCTTCTTCATCTTCATCGTCCTGCCGTGCTTCTCCTTCCTCGTCTACGAGGTCGTGAAGTTCGTCAAGGTCGTCTCCGACTACAACGTCCAGAAGGCCGTCGGCGACAAGGACAAGATCCGCGAGGAAGCGCTCGCCGCCGCCCGCGCCGAGATCGAAGCGGAACGCAAGGCCCGGGAAGAAGCCGCCACCAAGAGCTGA